The region ACAATAAAGAACTAAATGAGATTGTAGAAAAGTCAGAGGGAGTTTTAAATACAACTGAAGATATTGTGAATGCGGGAGAGAAGAATAGTATTAAAGATCAAGTGCTCCCAAGTGAAACGATCAGTGTTGATActgatgaaaaaaaagttatgaTTGAGAATATGGAAACCTGTAAAATTGTTTTTAGTGAAACATTAAAAATTGATCAATTTTCAAACCAAATCCCAGAATTCAAGAACACACAAGAGCTTCAAGTATCTATCGTAGAAAGTGAAAGTAATGAAAAATCAAACATATTGCAAGATGATGAGAAATATATATCcgaaaaaggagaaaaaaattatggtgGAACTCCTGTAGTATCTTTTGCGAATATTGGGAAGGAAATCCAAAATGACTCTCATAACTTAGAAATAGGTCTTCAAGAAAATAGTGGAGatcagaaaaagaagaaaactaAAAGAATTTCAGAGATTTCAGTTGAATCATTTGAACCAAAGAGGATCAAACTaaccaatgaaaaaataactaatagtgttgatgaaatttcacatcctcaaaatgatgaaataataatagataatgtaaaaaaaaatcagattgaTGAACTATTGACGATAAATGATAttactgaagaaaaaaaatccctGGAAATTTTACCTAACTTAGAAAATGAATCATCGCAAAACAAGATTGTGGATAAAGCTCTTGAAGGTCATAATGAAACAGAATGTATACAAAATAGATCTAAGAATATGGAAGAGAAGGAAGGAGTTCGGgataatattgagaaaaacaccttagaagaaaataattcattaggAGGTATGGAAGTCTGTATTTCTGATGAAAGTAAGAAAGCCGATAATTTCCATTTTGAAGATCCAATGGTAGTTGTTGACAGTGAAGGAAACGTCGATATGAAAATAGTAAAAGTATTTTCTACAGGAACCAAGTCTATATTTCCTGAAGAAAATAACTTTACAGATGATGTGGAAATTGATAATTTCTTAGATAATCGAGTTGCCTCTTGGACTCCTCATCCATCTAAATTTTCCTCCTATAATGAGTCTTTGTTCAATGATGGGAATAGACGGgataaaattattgaagatcCAATCGAGGAAATTGTTGCAGAAGAGCCTATGACTACTAACGGATCTTTAAATGAAGATTTGCAACCAAGTCAAACGTCTGCATTGGAATGTGCAGTCTCAACTATAACCTTACAGAATAATGTTGAAACAGCAACAGTGCAAGAGGAAAAAAATgatagaaatgaaaattgttcTGTCGCAATTACTCctgatgaaaatttgaaacagGATATTTTGGTAAAAGTTGAAGAAGAATCTAATGACAAGGTTGAGTTAGCAGTCGAAACAAATTCGAATGTAACTttgcaaaatacaaaaaaatcatcaacttttaatgaaaattcagaCAGTGAATCGTTTAATGAAGAATTACCCAACGAAATTGAAGAAATCTTCAAAGAAAAAGAGAATCACAATACAGTTAGGAGATTGTGTGAATTTCTGGAAGAAGTGAATGATCCAAATGATGTCTTGAAGAAAGTTTCCTTGTTGAAGCAAGCATTTACGAACAAAGTTCAACATATGGTGAGAATGAAGGAAGTAGTGAAAACCtcaaatgatgatgatgatgatgatgatgaagttTTATCTATCTCGTCTAGTACTTCTTCAGTGATGTGTCTAGAAGATAGCGTTTCGGTTGTTAGTATTGACGATGATATAACTTTGGCAAATTGTGATCTACCTGATGAtgcgaaaaatgaaaaaagtacgGATAACATTTCAGCAATTCTTCACGATACAAATAATGTGTTGAAAGAAAATGACGAGATTCAAAGTTACCAAAATCAATCTATATCTAATTCTACTCTGAAATCAGGTGGGAATACACAGAAAGGTCTTGACAAATATGAAGTGGAGGATATTCAAGAAACTATGTCAggtaactttattttttttaggtatGAGGCTTATTTAGAATatccaaaattattatattgttggttgtttggtaaaattttttgattcataAAAGGCTTGCAACAATACTAACTTCTGTTTCAAAATTACCATCTTCGTTACTCATTTTttgtatacaatattttttttattaattaccaatgtttttctgttcatttatcatttgtgatgaaatgatagagcaaTCTAATCAAGAAACAAGcactaaaaaataataaaatatccatTCAtactattttcatatttcagatGATCCCAAATTGTGGAAGATTTTCATTGAAGATGTAAATCCTCCAAAACTCCCTACCAAAGGCAAAAGATGCATAAAATGCAAAGAAATAGGTCACTTGGGGTATAATTGTCCAAATAGGTTGAATCTGCCCAATTGTGCATTATGTGGAATGGAAGGACATCTGGATTTCAGATGCCCTAACAGGATTTGTATTCAGGTAGGTACATGCTAgactattaataataataagacaTTCATTATTCACTGGTGAATAATAGCTGTTGTCATATGCTCATTaatgaataatatatattttttagaagGTTACAAATTATTGAGACATATGTTAGGctttaattgattaattttaatATCTGCatgttgaataatttatttatttattttcaagtgTGGAAGAAAAGCCCCTGTGTTACAAAACTTCTGTGACCATTGTAAGCATTATAAGAATCTCACATGCACAATATGCAAAAATAAGGGACATCCAAAGATCAAATGTCCAGATTTTTGGCGAAGATATCACCTGACAGTAAGTTTTTGTTTCTTACAATATGCTTCAGGAAtcattcaaaaaaactttttaggTTTTTGTTTATTCTGTGAGATGAGGGAGATAATTTTACTTTTTATACTTCATTCGtctatttttgtgaattatatTCTCAACTCAAATCACAAAGTTGACAAAATGAAAGTCTTAATGAAtagcaattttttcattaataatttaaattgtatgacaaacaaaaatgagagattccttggataattttaagaaaaaaagtgctATAAATATGAGActgcaaacactttgttttcgtgaTACAGGGTGTAGACATACTTTTTCTGATGATTATACAAGTTAATTCAACCTTTATGAATCATTGCTGCAAATCGGTAAAATAACCACCAAAACTAATTGTACattcattcatcacagattATTCTCTGGATATCAAATCGATTGTTtctttgaaaactttttgaataaccaatggccaattgaaaaaaattctaaaggaAAATGcacaataaaaattaacatatcaCGTGGTGAAGACTCCAAAATGGAATATCTCtcccaaatttcagttgaaaatcctgtgaagtgtagatactatgaaaaaaaaactcaaaataaaaatcaaacaacctgtatctcggaaacaaagTGTTAGAGGGCCCatatttatgggactttttttcttgaaattaactGGAGACTCTCATTTTGGTTTGTAGCTCCAATTGCacaaatctcaaatatttttttttaaggtcaATCATGGCCCATTAGTACAGAGAGAAGCTTTGAAATTgaaggagaaaaaaaatttatggtgTAGTTCTTGTGCCAGATGTGGACATCTAGAATATGAATGTAAAACGTCTAGCAGAAAAATCAAGAATTATCAATCATTCGATCCAAGAGTTCATCAATATGAAGATAtttataaaatagaaaaaaagacAAGTAATCTTGAATCTGTTCATCCTAATCTAGAGGAGGTTCCACAAATCACCCAGCTTATTCCAAACAATGATGGCAGTTCAAGTAGTAATAGCTCTACTTCTGCCTCCAGTGAAAACTTAGACGGAAATCAGAACACTTCGGTTGTGTCTTCAAGCAACGCTGAAGATTTGAATCAGTCCATTGATAGTACAGCCGAAGGACTCAACACTTTACCTCCCGAATTTGAGGTTATTGATGAAGTAAACGACGAAACTCAAGGGATTGTTGAGAGTATAGCAAATCCAGAGAATTACACTCTTTTCATGACAGGTTCCGTTGGATCTCTAAAACATTTTTTGAGTACAGAACTGACCTTTCTTGAGACTTTCAAGTTTGATATTAGAAATATTCAATTCCGCTTTTTTACCTTTCAAGAAGATAATAAGCGATTGAAATGCAGATTTCCAATTAGTCGTAAACGACAGTTTTATAAAGAACTAAATATGCTTCTTTTTGGAAAGTTGCAAGTCAAATGTGGTAGAGTGCACACAGATAAACTAAAACATTTTGTTAATCATACAGTTGATTCATTGACCATTCAAACAAGAGAATCTCTGTACTACTCCTACGATTACATCTTTCGAGATAAACTACATGATCATGTTAATTATCAGTTTTTCATGAAGATGTTGAGGCAAAATTATGGATTTCAAAGGTGGTTACACTGAAAaacacagttttttttttgttgttacaTTTCATTGACAATTGTGATTCTTGAAATAAAGTAATTtactattttatttatcaaaaggttttttaatttttcaaatgaattgctAGAGGAAACAATTGTAACTTACCTAATTTTCTGATGAAGTTGTATCATACCAACTAAACATAAAcgtatcaaaaaaatatatttctgtaaAGATAAAGTACATAAAGATTGATAGTGTCTAAAACTTAGACActtttattgtttatattttaatgaTGATCTGGTCTTTGTATTTATCCGGTTGTAAATAAATTGTTTTAAAGTTTATCTTTCAATAATGTATATTCCAAAATTTGTTACAAAACTACAATAATAAAAACAGATCATGCAAAAATTACAAgatatacaaatataacaatCAACCATCTCTAGTATCTTTGCTTCCCTACTTCGTATAATTATCGTTCCtattgcacgatcatactcggttacacagcgcttttgattggtcaggatcgggttttaattaattaagatgtctaaaaaccaggtgtatggactgattagcttttgttttgccaattttgagaatattagttgagcttcgttatgtcaactgtaggtagcgctatcaacaaattaagattcttattgtttattatttatgagttttgtgccattatgtagcgatatatgtatatctttcattatagttatgatctatggaagcaattcttgtaattgaaataccaataaactctctatttcaaatatttgaattcattccagtaaacgttttgtttcacgactttgcacgatcatactcggttacacatcgcttttgattggtcagtatcgggttttaattaatgtattccttagaatatagatataaCATTTTATTGACAGTGATATTGTGCGTAATTTTGGACAGATAAAACTCAGAGAAGGCTCCATTCCCTCAATATATTAATTTTCCGGAACATTTGAAAAAGAAGACTTCCTTACCTAGATCTCAGAAAAAGACCTATGAAGACTATGGAAGATCAAAATGAACCTAGCGATAATAAAAGGCTCTATCTTGAAAGTGTACTTTACTAGCACCAATTTTTTGGGTAAGACTCTTGATTGCTGTCTGAGCTGCAACTGCCACGTTGAGGGGACCATTAAGAAATTGAATAGGGTAAGCTACTGCATAGGTACGTATCCTGAGGAGATATGTAGATGAAACAATGATTAAAATGGTATACCATGTTGACTTCGAATCAGTGTTCCGCTATGGGATACCGATTCTTGATTTTtgacataaaaaattttaataatttgctTATTTATGTATTCAGGTTATTCCTCCAAggatttttattattactttaaGAAAAGAATACATCACAAAAATAAATCTACTCTTGCAAATGAAGAGCATATTCGACAAAAGTACACAAAATTAATTCTTTTCAAAGGACAATaactaatattttaaaatttttaatatatcaAATCTCAAAATCTGatgtattaattttttaaatcttcatTAAATTAATTCtgttgaatttgtatttttttcaaatccttTCACTTTCCTacaatattcattcattatgttaacAATTGTTTCaagtgagttttttttttaaattgatttttacTCGCATTTACCAACAGCTTGTgtgaatttatattatttgcaaaattcaataagaattgaaaaagtaattttatCGACGtttccaatttaaaaaaatattttgcccaAATTTGTATTTCACCAAGAggaatttcaatgaataaatcGATAATTTTAAGATATATTGCAGAAGTAGTAATGTAGAATTATCGAATTAGGAAGTCTTAATATGAATATCATGATTTAATTCTCCTAAAGTTCTTAtgatattaaaaaattacaaattatccTGTGGTGACCGTAACTCCAGTTCAAAAACTCGATTGTTTTGCCCCGTATCACGTGGTCTCCGATTGTTCATCTTTGTCAAATTCGTGCAATGCGTATTAGCTCTATTTCTTTCTAATGCGCGTGTCCCTTCCTAACACCAAAATAGTAGCATAGACTCCTTCCATGTATTATTAGTTCAATGGTAAATTATAATAACATTATTCTATGTCTATGATAGACAGTTACATAGCATATGGACAAGTAGAATTCTTCCTAGATAATTCGGGTAGTTAGTTCACTCACACTGAGATGTCGCTGAGGGTATTGTAAATTCATGGATCAAAACAGCTGATCCAAGCAAGAGAATGAAAAGAGGTTATAATGAAAAAGGATGTCTTTATGGaatttttcgagagaaaaagGAGGATAGACAGTAGTGTAGAAAATGGCAGCTGTAGAAACAACAAATTCAGACTGTTTAGAAATTAAGACCCGTAGTATAGAACAAGCTCTACTCCCCCTTATCAAACAGGTAAAAATAGGAGGTTTTTTGCTGTAGTTTACAAAACTTGCATAGCGTTGGCTTCTACGTTTGGGGAAGTAATTTTGGGTGTACATCTTATGCATATTTTCAGTTTTATGTTGTTTATTcagaaatatgtagaaatagatatttaatttgaattattgtgtgtgattttatttattgagaCTCATTTATTCCTTTATCTTACATCAAATTGGATTTTAcgcatatgtatatatatacaaaaatttACTAGCCATTTCAGGCGTTCAGATGAACGAATAGTCGTTAGTTTCGTATTAAATTTTTccgacaattttttttaatgcctCAATCGGAAgattaattattatcattattattataaaatgctATTACTTCATTACGGCTCCTAAAAGAAAGAATTTGTTATGTCATTATTGTTTTGGACGTCATTTACCTGGTTATTCCTCAATAATCATTTCGACGTTGACATACGATGTGATCAACATTTCATTGATGTTGCTCGAGTTTCAGTGTctgtacagggtgattttcgAAAACATGCTAATAAATGAAGACGTTGTTTTTGAGATGATTCCTAGTAAAAAACTGTATGAACATGATATGCCCAGAATTTTTCAACTGCattgttattcattattattctgATTATGATAGGACCCTAGAAATGTTTGTGGAACACACGTTATTTCTATCAAGAGGTTTGATGTACATCTTCAACATACCTAATGTTTTATTCATGTTAATgttcatatatttcaataaatcttaTCGATAtacatgaatgaaaattttgaagccaTTCATTTCCTTAAATACTTGAAATCGGACATAGGTATCTCCCCATAaagtttttttgttgaaattacatGATCTTTCATATgccaaaatttttggaaagcTAATAAATCCCCCTGTATAAACCAATTCGAGTGTGCATCTATTGTTCATACAGATTTAAAATCCACTATAGAAAAAATGATTTCTGCATGAACAGAAGATATACATGGTGAGTCCAAAGATATCAAGTTTTTCAGTGGTTATCAGAAAATAAAGCGGtggaatttcattcatttccagATATTTTGTGGGATATCAATATTAATTGCGATTGATGATGACAACATCTAGATAAATCAATGAGTAGGACGGGTgcagtttgataagaaattaaGATATAATAGATAGTGTCAGTTCAATTCAGTAGAAGTTAACATCATCAATCGCAATTGATATAGATATCccacaaaatatctgaaaattgatGACATTCCACCGCTGTATTTTCTGATAATCACTGAAGAACTTGATTTCTTTCGACTCTGTATATCTTCTGTGCATGGCTGAATCATTTTTCTCTATAGTGGACTTGAGTGAGTTGTATGAACAATCGATGCATACTCGACTTGGTTTATATATGcgaaaatttcttcattttagtcatttgaaattttagaaaag is a window of Harmonia axyridis chromosome 2, icHarAxyr1.1, whole genome shotgun sequence DNA encoding:
- the LOC123672014 gene encoding MATH and LRR domain-containing protein PFE0570w-like, translating into MPRSNIPLRSMRYFSNRKHNSVARSHIKRSSGAQPADDQEGQACPVNNILVLPKNSETTINVISSNNRSCSHGNLFKKIKGRKRREKQRLKKRHNFEDDVKPVITKVNSMDSERMKPRLNKHIIFLSDSDDENDMVDQKKPDASSSLADTGNCEEDDDVIFVETPAAEIIEIDDGTEQNESLEDVHNTLDKSNDQENSLDTNDFLDNADINLKSKFNFELHGSEFKGAEFLKPSVPVDVSESGSHSSISDVSASIGMNVFNVCDFPQEKDNLFDDNNLEKFRKSITPQRPSRKSRNNSKDDTLEYRRKTNDTLPILSDIQEETNNRKQRGRSIIKELVNHRAHVLLSTAQKKLKNKKRKSKDELSDTLEEENVSDSQELMKRKKKKKLKKQDNISEDINSEITNSSFGVNTEDDGKNKKQKESNEDGVSEVSTNLDTDLFESSELHISKKSKKSKRQHSDAIVEEERKKKKSKKAIEETSDDGARKSEVEKSQNLPEECHDERKRKKNKKASEINIEHGCAKKDLQLLDVSIQEKNEEKKKKKSKKNIFIEVSKEVAKENLEILVNENESLINRKNKGKQQCNESISQNDDTQEKNCTEGSTSSHNKELNEIVEKSEGVLNTTEDIVNAGEKNSIKDQVLPSETISVDTDEKKVMIENMETCKIVFSETLKIDQFSNQIPEFKNTQELQVSIVESESNEKSNILQDDEKYISEKGEKNYGGTPVVSFANIGKEIQNDSHNLEIGLQENSGDQKKKKTKRISEISVESFEPKRIKLTNEKITNSVDEISHPQNDEIIIDNVKKNQIDELLTINDITEEKKSLEILPNLENESSQNKIVDKALEGHNETECIQNRSKNMEEKEGVRDNIEKNTLEENNSLGGMEVCISDESKKADNFHFEDPMVVVDSEGNVDMKIVKVFSTGTKSIFPEENNFTDDVEIDNFLDNRVASWTPHPSKFSSYNESLFNDGNRRDKIIEDPIEEIVAEEPMTTNGSLNEDLQPSQTSALECAVSTITLQNNVETATVQEEKNDRNENCSVAITPDENLKQDILVKVEEESNDKVELAVETNSNVTLQNTKKSSTFNENSDSESFNEELPNEIEEIFKEKENHNTVRRLCEFLEEVNDPNDVLKKVSLLKQAFTNKVQHMVRMKEVVKTSNDDDDDDDEVLSISSSTSSVMCLEDSVSVVSIDDDITLANCDLPDDAKNEKSTDNISAILHDTNNVLKENDEIQSYQNQSISNSTLKSGGNTQKGLDKYEVEDIQETMSDDPKLWKIFIEDVNPPKLPTKGKRCIKCKEIGHLGYNCPNRLNLPNCALCGMEGHLDFRCPNRICIQCGRKAPVLQNFCDHCKHYKNLTCTICKNKGHPKIKCPDFWRRYHLTVNHGPLVQREALKLKEKKNLWCSSCARCGHLEYECKTSSRKIKNYQSFDPRVHQYEDIYKIEKKTSNLESVHPNLEEVPQITQLIPNNDGSSSSNSSTSASSENLDGNQNTSVVSSSNAEDLNQSIDSTAEGLNTLPPEFEVIDEVNDETQGIVESIANPENYTLFMTGSVGSLKHFLSTELTFLETFKFDIRNIQFRFFTFQEDNKRLKCRFPISRKRQFYKELNMLLFGKLQVKCGRVHTDKLKHFVNHTVDSLTIQTRESLYYSYDYIFRDKLHDHVNYQFFMKMLRQNYGFQRWLH